A DNA window from Halomicrobium mukohataei DSM 12286 contains the following coding sequences:
- the artA gene encoding archaeosortase A: protein MVGVAPLTSAVGDPLAVARPLSWLLVISFLATGVLAAHTDARERARQLGALTWGVFGLFWLVLVPHFVLVQKSIVEGIGSIAAVPLSLYVGYLLWNGRDSLFTLSKAIGYMGLLYLPFTYLPLLESNPLRRWMIEVVASQTGTLLSLIGVEPELVRGTSVLSEVPSSDYGYLSTFYFPGNERPITYTIIVACTGVGSISILAGAILAVEAPLGRKARALAVSVPVIYGLNLVRNVFIATMFGQQRMQWFVGTITGLFGTTDEQMVSYYIADRLLAQFGSVVALVGITWLVVKVLPEILSLVDDVAYLVTGTEYDLREELTAERD, encoded by the coding sequence ATGGTCGGTGTCGCCCCGCTTACGTCGGCCGTTGGCGATCCGCTCGCCGTCGCACGGCCGCTCTCGTGGCTGCTCGTGATCAGCTTTCTCGCGACGGGCGTCCTCGCTGCCCACACGGACGCACGCGAGCGAGCGCGTCAGCTCGGCGCTCTCACGTGGGGCGTCTTCGGGCTCTTCTGGCTCGTCCTGGTGCCCCACTTCGTCCTCGTCCAGAAGAGCATCGTCGAGGGGATCGGCAGTATCGCTGCCGTCCCCCTGTCGCTGTACGTCGGCTATCTCCTCTGGAACGGTCGCGACTCGCTGTTTACCCTCTCGAAGGCGATCGGGTACATGGGGCTGCTCTATCTGCCCTTTACGTACCTCCCGCTGCTGGAGTCGAACCCGCTTCGCAGGTGGATGATCGAGGTCGTCGCCTCACAGACGGGGACGCTCCTCTCGCTGATCGGCGTCGAGCCCGAACTCGTGAGAGGGACCAGCGTCCTGAGCGAGGTCCCGTCCTCGGACTACGGTTATCTGAGCACGTTTTACTTCCCGGGCAACGAGCGGCCGATCACGTACACGATCATCGTCGCCTGTACGGGCGTGGGGAGCATCTCGATTCTCGCCGGTGCAATTCTGGCGGTCGAGGCTCCGCTGGGTCGGAAGGCCCGCGCGCTGGCGGTCTCCGTGCCGGTGATTTACGGCCTGAATCTGGTTCGGAACGTGTTCATCGCGACGATGTTCGGGCAACAGCGAATGCAGTGGTTCGTGGGCACGATCACCGGCCTCTTTGGAACGACCGACGAGCAGATGGTGTCGTACTACATCGCCGACCGCCTGCTCGCGCAGTTCGGTTCGGTGGTCGCGCTCGTGGGTATCACGTGGCTGGTAGTGAAGGTGCTGCCCGAAATCCTCTCGCTCGTCGACGACGTGGCGTATCTCGTGACTGGAACGGAGTACGACCTTCGAGAGGAACTGACGGCCGAGCGTGACTAG